Proteins from one Cervus canadensis isolate Bull #8, Minnesota chromosome 25, ASM1932006v1, whole genome shotgun sequence genomic window:
- the C1QL4 gene encoding complement C1q-like protein 4 translates to MVLLLLVAIPLLVHSSQGPAHYEMLGRCRMVCDPHGPRGPGPDGAPASVPPFPPGAKGEAGRRGKAGLRGPPGPPGPRGPPGEPGRPGPPGPPGPGPGGVAPPAGYVPRIAFYAGLRRPHEGYEVLRFDDVVTNVGNAYEAASGKFTCPMPGVYFFAYHVLMRGGDGTSMWADLMKNGQVRASAIAQDADQNYDYASNSVILHLDVGDEVFIKLDGGKVHGGNTNKYSTFSGFIIYPD, encoded by the exons atggtgctgctgctgctggtggccATTCCGCTGCTAGTGCACAGCTCCCAGGGGCCGGCGCACTACGAGATGCTGGGTCGCTGCCGCATGGTGTGCGACCCGCACGGGCCGCGAGGCCCAGGACCCGACGGCGCGCCCGCCTCCGTGCCCCCCTTCCCTCCCGGCGCCAAGGGAGAGGCGGGCCGGCGCGGGAAGGCAGGTCTGCGAGGGCCCCCGGGACCACCAGGTCCTAGAGGGCCTCCAGGAGAGCCGGGCAGGCCAGGTCCTCCGGGCCCTCCCGGCCCAGGCCCCGGCGGAGTGGCGCCCCCTGCTGGCTACGTGCCTCGAATTGCCTTCTATGCTGGCCTACGGAGGCCACACGAGGGTTACGAGGTGCTGCGCTTCGACGACGTGGTGACCAACGTGGGCAACGCCTATGAGGCGGCCAGTGGCAAGTTCACCTGCCCCATGCCGGGTGTCTACTTCTTCGCTTACCATGTGCTTATGCGCGGCGGTGACGGCACCAGCATGTGGGCCGACTTGATGAAGAATGGACAG GTCCGGGCCAGCGCCATCGCCCAGGATGCCGACCAGAACTACGACTACGCCAGCAACAGCGTGATCCTGCACCTGGATGTGGGTGACGAAGTCTTCATCAAGCTGGACGGCGGGAAGGTGCACGGCGGTAACACCAACAAGTACAGCACCTTCTCTGGCTTCATCATCTACCCGGACTGA